GCCGGACCCGCAGGAGGGCCGGGCCATGCTGTTCTGGCCGGCGCCGGAGTTCACCCGGCTGATCGCCCGCTGGCCCGAGCGGGCCGACATCTACAACCCGGACTGGGACCGGCATCGCGAGGGCGTGGAGCGGGCCCTGAGCGCCTGGTCCGACGCGGGCGTGGTGCACCTGGGCCTGATCGTCGGCTCGGTGGACGCCCTGGAGGCCTTCGCCGCCGCCGAAGGCCTCGACCCGGCCGCCCAGGACACCCACGCGGCCTACGCGGACGAGGCCGCCGATGCCCAGGGGGCCGCCGAGTGGCCGCCGCAGCGTAACGCTGCGTGTTGGTGCGGTTCCGGCACGAAGTACAAGAAGTGCTGCCTCCCCCGGGCCCGGGGCTGACCTCCGGGGTGTGCTAACGTTTCTCCTCGTTGGCCGGCGCTGCTAGCTCAACTGGCAGAGCAGCGGACTCTTAATCCGCGGGTTGTAGGTTCGAGTCCTACGCGGCGCACCACATCCGAAAGGGCCCCCGTCGCGGGGCCCTTTCGCTTTCTCAGCCGGTGACCAGCACCCGGTCCAGCGGGCTGAGGCAGACCACCGCCACCCGGCTGCAGAAATCCTCGCACTCGGCGTCGTGCCCGGCCAGCCAGGCCGTGCCGGCCAGGGTCTCGCCGCACATCGCCGCGGTGTACTCGACCGTCCGGGCCGGGTCGGCCGGCCCGTCGAGGTCGACGGTGAGGTCGGATCGCGCCATCGAGGATCACCCTCCCGATCGTTCGTCGTCGGAGCAGTCGCATCGGGCCGGAGCGGTCCGGCCGCCACCGTCCCGGCAGTCCTGCCCGACGCGACTCACCTCCGGATACGCCTACGGTCAGTAATCAGTTCACCGATCGCGCAACACTGGCATCTTCCCGGTGAGTCTCACCGGACGAGGGCGAAGGCCAGCATTCCGGCCGCGGTGAAGTCGATCGACGGTTCGTTGGTCGCGGAGACCCGCATGTCGTCCGCGT
Above is a genomic segment from Actinoplanes ianthinogenes containing:
- a CDS encoding SEC-C domain-containing protein, translated to MPSDATIAPDQMDNPARARHAERLVTSGSAEEGRREFEALRPELLRDPGAPAYLTEALCACGLGTVAEEWLTEAVTTIAGGVSDAGRAEQLFELVRERHRVREELDLGHDDLDDLYHEMEAAAGGPDPQEGRAMLFWPAPEFTRLIARWPERADIYNPDWDRHREGVERALSAWSDAGVVHLGLIVGSVDALEAFAAAEGLDPAAQDTHAAYADEAADAQGAAEWPPQRNAACWCGSGTKYKKCCLPRARG